One segment of Dromaius novaehollandiae isolate bDroNov1 chromosome Z, bDroNov1.hap1, whole genome shotgun sequence DNA contains the following:
- the TUSC1 gene encoding tumor suppressor candidate gene 1 protein, translated as MRRMRVEDRRWGCNGSAWRGRAGLAVAGSGGRGEAAAFAEQGGGGWRGGGWRGQSRGSLQQLAERYADLAASHREALRQREEREWHNARLRQENARLRLENRRLRRENRSLFRQALLGPGPGPDCSAAGDAAALRDQLRRLQEKHRRAVQHLRRCRAAGGPAAPELDDGELEELLEEDAPPPPPPEQPLEQRSLVPPV; from the coding sequence ATGAGGCGCATGCGCGTTGAGGACCGGCGCTGGGGCTGTAACGGCTCGGCGTGGAGGGGCCGGGCGGGGCTCGCCGtcgccggcagcggcggccgcggagAGGCGGCGGCGTTCGCcgagcagggcggcggcggctggcgcggcggcggctggcggggcCAGTCGCGGGGCTCGCTGCAGCAGCTGGCGGAGCGGTACGCCGACCTGGCGGCCAGCCACCGCGAGGCGCTGCGTCAGCGGGAGGAGCGGGAGTGGCACAACGCGCGGCTGCGCCAGGAGAACGCGCGGCTGCGCCTGGAGAACCGCCGCCTGCGCCGCGAGAACCGCAGCCTCTTCCGCCAGGCCCTGctggggcccgggcccggccccgactgCTCCGCCGCCGGCGACGCCGCGGCCCTGCGCGACCAGCTGCGGCGGCTGCAGGAGAAGCACCGCCGGGCCGTGCAGCACCTGCGGCGCtgccgcgccgcgggcgggccggcggcgccggagCTGGACGAcggggagctggaggagctgctggaggaggacgcgccgccgccgccgccccccgagcAGCCGCTGGAGCAGAGGAGCCTGGTGCCGCCCGTGTAG